The window TGCGTGTATCTTTGACAAGCGTGTAGGGCTGAAACACGTAAGAGCGAATTTGCGATCCCCATTCAATTTTCATCTTTTCTTTGGAAAACGATTGCACTTTTTCACGTTTTTTTTGCATCTCCATTTCATACAACTTGGCTTTCAACATCTGCATACATGTATGTCGATTTTGCTGCTGGCTGCGCTCTTTTTGACAAGAGACCACAATCTTTGTGGATAAATGCGTGATTCTCACAGCAGAATCTGTGGTATTGACGTGCTGTCCACCCGCGCCACTAGAACGAAACGTATCCACACGCAACTCTTCTGGTTTGATGTCAATATCGATCTCTTCTTCAATGAGTGGAATCACATCCACGCTAGCAAAGCTGGTATGCCTGCGTTTATTGGCATC of the Chlamydiota bacterium genome contains:
- the prfB_2 gene encoding Peptide chain release factor 2, whose product is WAQKKGWKVEVIDRLDGEVAGIKSITYQFDGPFAYGYAKAEIGVHRLVRISPFDANKRRHTSFASVDVIPLIEEEIDIDIKPEELRVDTFRSSGAGGQHVNTTDSAVRITHLSTKIVVSCQKERSQQQNRHTCMQMLKAKLYEMEMQKKREKVQSFSKEKMKIEWGSQIRSYVFQPYTLVKDTRTKVETGNIEAVMDGELDLFVEGFLKQYGGSV